One genomic segment of Bradyrhizobium prioriisuperbiae includes these proteins:
- a CDS encoding IS110 family transposase gives MMYSGIDLHSNNSVIAIIDDADRVVAQKRLPNDITKIVGFLTRWQDDLAGVVVESTYNWYWLVDGLQDAGLHVHLANTAAIKQYDGLKHSGDETDAQHLAHLLRLGILPTGTILPREHRVVRDLARKRMQMVHCCTTHVLAVENIMARQLGGRMTSNQIKRLTADAIDNMPLAADVGLAIKTNVAVIATLQSQISVLEKRLQECVKPRPHYGFLTSVPGIGPTLATVILLETGPIDRFAGVGNFASYARCVNSVHTSNRKKKGEGNVKNGNKYLAWAFVEAANFAVRFCPEAKRFHERKKARTNNIVATKALAHKLARACYHILKESKPFDVTRCFA, from the coding sequence ATGATGTACAGCGGGATTGATCTGCATTCCAACAACAGCGTTATCGCGATCATCGACGATGCCGATCGCGTTGTGGCGCAGAAGCGCCTGCCGAACGACATCACGAAGATCGTCGGATTTCTAACTCGATGGCAAGATGACTTGGCCGGCGTCGTGGTCGAGTCGACTTACAACTGGTATTGGCTGGTCGACGGGTTGCAGGACGCGGGACTCCACGTGCACCTCGCCAACACCGCCGCGATCAAGCAATACGACGGACTCAAGCACAGTGGCGACGAGACGGATGCGCAGCACCTGGCCCACCTGCTGCGGCTGGGTATCCTGCCGACGGGCACGATCCTGCCACGAGAGCACCGCGTCGTCCGCGATCTGGCGCGCAAGCGCATGCAGATGGTGCACTGCTGCACCACGCATGTCCTCGCGGTCGAGAACATCATGGCCAGGCAATTGGGTGGGCGGATGACCAGCAATCAGATCAAGCGCCTGACCGCCGACGCAATCGACAATATGCCGCTGGCGGCCGATGTCGGCCTGGCGATCAAGACCAACGTCGCGGTCATCGCGACCCTGCAGTCACAGATCTCGGTCCTCGAAAAGCGCCTGCAAGAATGCGTCAAACCCCGACCTCACTACGGCTTCCTGACTAGCGTACCCGGCATCGGCCCGACGCTCGCCACCGTCATTCTTCTGGAAACCGGTCCGATCGATCGGTTTGCCGGCGTCGGCAACTTTGCGTCCTACGCGCGCTGCGTCAACAGCGTGCACACCAGCAATCGCAAGAAGAAAGGCGAAGGCAACGTCAAGAACGGCAATAAGTATCTCGCCTGGGCGTTCGTCGAGGCGGCGAATTTTGCCGTGCGGTTTTGCCCAGAGGCCAAGCGTTTCCACGAGCGCAAGAAGGCCCGGACCAACAACATTGTCGCCACCAAGGCGTTGGCGCACAAGCTGGCGCGCGCCTGCTACCACATCCTGAAGGAGAGCAAACCGTTCGACGTAACGCGCTGCTTTGCCTGA
- a CDS encoding reverse transcriptase domain-containing protein produces MVHVRGKSDSAIVAVKPVNKAEQSAAELVEPRVETEGKADQQSTFRAQNRADVSQALERLRQAARQRKKERFTALFHHLSIELFGEAFFDLKKNAASGVDGLTWQAYEADLERKLEDLHARVQRGAYRALPSRRVYIPKPDGGQRPLAVAALEDKIVQRATAAVLNAIYEEDFLGFSYGFRPGRSQHDGLDALVVGITSTKVNLILDADIRSFFDTVNQSWLIRFVEHRIGDQRIIRLIRKWLKAGILEDGVVTIGDQGTGQGSVISPLLANIYLHYVFDLWANRWRRREAAGNVIIVRYADDIIVGFEHENDARHFLGAMRERFKEFALSLHPYKTRLIEFGRHAAANRERRGQTGDVQLSGLHLHLWADTRGQISA; encoded by the coding sequence ATGGTGCACGTGCGTGGGAAGTCTGACTCCGCCATAGTAGCTGTGAAGCCGGTGAACAAGGCGGAGCAATCCGCTGCGGAACTGGTGGAGCCAAGGGTGGAGACCGAGGGGAAGGCGGATCAGCAAAGCACGTTCCGGGCGCAGAACCGGGCAGACGTGTCACAGGCGCTGGAACGCCTACGGCAAGCAGCAAGACAGAGGAAGAAGGAGCGGTTCACCGCGCTCTTCCACCATCTCAGCATCGAACTGTTCGGGGAGGCCTTCTTCGATCTGAAGAAGAATGCCGCCTCCGGCGTGGACGGACTGACATGGCAGGCCTACGAGGCAGACCTTGAGCGCAAGCTCGAGGACTTGCATGCACGGGTCCAAAGGGGAGCGTATCGGGCGCTGCCGAGTCGGCGGGTCTATATTCCCAAGCCGGACGGTGGACAACGTCCGCTCGCGGTTGCCGCACTGGAGGACAAGATCGTTCAACGGGCGACGGCTGCGGTGCTGAATGCGATCTACGAGGAAGACTTCCTCGGGTTCTCATATGGCTTCCGGCCCGGACGCAGCCAACATGATGGGTTGGATGCGCTCGTTGTCGGGATCACCAGCACGAAGGTGAACCTCATTCTGGACGCCGATATCCGAAGCTTCTTCGACACGGTGAACCAATCATGGCTCATCCGTTTCGTGGAGCACCGGATCGGCGATCAGCGCATCATCCGCCTGATCCGCAAATGGCTCAAGGCGGGCATCCTCGAAGACGGGGTCGTGACGATCGGTGATCAGGGAACGGGACAGGGATCGGTGATTTCACCGTTGCTTGCCAATATTTACCTGCACTATGTCTTCGACCTATGGGCCAATCGCTGGCGACGGCGCGAGGCTGCGGGCAACGTCATCATCGTGCGCTACGCCGACGACATCATCGTCGGTTTCGAGCACGAGAATGACGCCCGGCATTTTCTTGGCGCGATGCGGGAGCGGTTCAAGGAGTTTGCGTTGTCGTTGCATCCGTACAAAACCCGCCTGATCGAGTTTGGTCGCCACGCTGCGGCCAACCGCGAGCGACGCGGGCAAACCGGAGACGTTCAACTTTCTGGGCTTCACCTTCATCTGTGGGCAGACACGCGCGGGCAAATTTCTGCTTAA
- a CDS encoding retA reverse transcriptase, which translates to MQAKLKAIKQELRQRMHQPIPVQGKWLGQVVTGYFNYHAVPTNSRALVTFRFFVTELWKRSLRRRSQKDDTTWQRITRLANDWLPKPRILHPWPQARFAVKHPR; encoded by the coding sequence ATGCAGGCGAAACTGAAAGCCATCAAGCAGGAGTTGCGACAGCGAATGCACCAGCCAATACCCGTGCAGGGAAAATGGCTGGGGCAGGTCGTCACGGGTTATTTCAACTACCACGCCGTGCCGACCAACAGTCGTGCGTTGGTCACGTTTCGCTTCTTCGTCACCGAACTCTGGAAGCGATCGCTGCGGCGGCGCAGCCAGAAGGACGACACGACCTGGCAGCGGATCACTCGGCTGGCCAACGACTGGCTTCCCAAACCGCGTATCCTTCACCCTTGGCCACAAGCACGCTTCGCCGTCAAACACCCAAGGTAG
- a CDS encoding NADPH-dependent F420 reductase, producing the protein MSYAIVGFGKIGQALARAFARKNIDVTVASRRPPEALAPQARAIGPTVVAKSLRDALEADTIILAVPFGEHREVAKALPSWKGKTVIDAMNALVPLEELDGLPSSAFVAKAFTGAKLVKAFNHLIAATLAADPIVEGGHRVVFLSSDDEDATAPVAALAKQLGFAPVKLGKLNEGGALVHARDRIWGQLIFQDLFKKEQ; encoded by the coding sequence ATGAGCTACGCAATTGTAGGATTCGGTAAGATAGGCCAGGCCCTCGCCCGCGCCTTCGCCCGCAAAAACATCGACGTCACCGTCGCGAGCCGCCGACCGCCCGAGGCATTGGCGCCGCAGGCTCGGGCGATTGGACCCACGGTCGTCGCCAAGTCGCTGCGGGATGCACTCGAGGCCGACACGATCATCCTGGCGGTCCCGTTCGGGGAGCATCGCGAGGTTGCGAAGGCCCTGCCGAGCTGGAAAGGCAAGACGGTCATCGACGCGATGAACGCGTTGGTTCCCCTTGAAGAGCTGGACGGTCTCCCGTCCTCCGCTTTCGTCGCGAAGGCGTTCACCGGCGCCAAGCTCGTGAAAGCTTTCAATCACCTGATTGCAGCCACCCTGGCTGCCGATCCGATCGTCGAGGGCGGCCACCGGGTCGTCTTTCTGTCCAGCGACGACGAGGACGCGACCGCTCCCGTGGCCGCCCTGGCCAAACAACTCGGCTTCGCCCCCGTCAAGCTGGGAAAGCTCAACGAGGGTGGCGCGCTGGTGCACGCACGCGACCGCATCTGGGGCCAGCTCATCTTCCAGGATTTGTTCAAGAAGGAGCAGTAA
- a CDS encoding SDR family NAD(P)-dependent oxidoreductase, whose product MGKLEGKVAVITGGSSGMALASAKRFVEEGAYVFITGRRQEALDEAVRLIGRNVTGVRGDAANLDDLDRLFDTVKQEKGRIDVLYASAGTGEAVPLGEITEQHFDATFGLNTRGTMFTVQKALPLFNDGGSIFMTGSVASVKGFPGYSVYAASKAALHAFARGWLNELKGRNIRVNVLHPGPIATPMQDQVLTEEAKRMFESLIPRGKMGRPEEIATAALFLASDDSSFVNGLELSVDGGFSAI is encoded by the coding sequence ATGGGAAAGCTTGAGGGTAAGGTTGCAGTCATCACGGGTGGATCGAGCGGCATGGCGCTGGCGAGCGCCAAGCGGTTCGTCGAAGAAGGCGCTTATGTTTTCATCACGGGCCGGAGGCAGGAAGCGCTCGACGAGGCCGTCAGGCTGATTGGCCGGAACGTGACCGGCGTGCGCGGCGACGCGGCCAATCTCGACGATCTCGACCGCCTGTTCGACACGGTCAAACAGGAAAAGGGCAGGATCGACGTGCTGTACGCGAGCGCCGGCACAGGCGAAGCCGTCCCGCTGGGCGAGATTACCGAGCAGCATTTTGATGCGACCTTCGGTCTGAATACGCGCGGCACGATGTTCACAGTGCAAAAGGCGTTGCCGCTGTTCAACGATGGCGGATCGATCTTCATGACCGGATCAGTTGCTTCGGTGAAAGGTTTTCCTGGTTACAGCGTGTATGCGGCGAGCAAGGCGGCGTTGCACGCATTCGCACGCGGGTGGCTCAACGAACTGAAGGGCCGGAATATCCGGGTGAACGTGCTGCACCCGGGGCCGATCGCCACACCGATGCAGGACCAGGTTCTCACCGAGGAGGCGAAGCGGATGTTCGAATCCCTGATCCCGCGGGGAAAAATGGGGCGTCCTGAGGAAATTGCGACGGCCGCGCTGTTTCTTGCGTCAGACGATTCGAGCTTCGTGAATGGGCTGGAGTTGTCTGTCGACGGCGGCTTCTCGGCCATCTGA
- a CDS encoding LysR family transcriptional regulator: MIDWDDVRYFLAVARGRSVRAAAERLGVNHATVLRRVAQLEERLGARMFEKLPSGYRLTAAGEEVLELADQMEASSHQLETRVFGRDQSVRGLLRVTLAPPLATHLLMPDFADFARLYPDIEMEILSSGELANLTNREADVAIRVVYDRKTLPLNLHGLKGPELFGGVYMSRDRLAAWRAGAPDPIRWIVISIHGIPDWASEGEVRTTGVPFRTTDAEAQIVAVRQGLGITTLPCFVGDADPLLVRAPGTDLHMYGTLWLLTQGETRKTKRVRLFTEFVSRRLAAYAPLLAGLSISRD; this comes from the coding sequence ATGATCGACTGGGATGACGTTCGCTACTTTCTTGCCGTTGCGCGCGGACGCTCGGTGCGGGCAGCCGCCGAGCGCCTCGGGGTGAACCACGCGACCGTGCTGCGACGCGTCGCCCAACTGGAGGAACGGCTCGGGGCGCGCATGTTCGAGAAGCTGCCTTCGGGCTACCGCCTGACGGCTGCGGGGGAGGAGGTCCTCGAGCTCGCTGACCAGATGGAAGCGTCGTCGCACCAACTGGAGACGCGCGTCTTTGGCCGCGACCAGAGCGTGCGCGGGCTTTTGCGGGTGACACTGGCACCGCCCCTCGCGACACACCTGCTCATGCCGGACTTCGCCGATTTCGCCCGTCTGTATCCGGACATCGAGATGGAAATCTTGTCGTCCGGCGAGCTGGCAAATCTGACCAACCGAGAGGCCGACGTCGCGATCCGCGTCGTCTACGACCGCAAAACCCTGCCGCTCAATCTTCACGGCCTGAAGGGACCGGAGCTGTTCGGCGGCGTCTACATGTCCCGCGATCGACTAGCCGCGTGGCGTGCGGGCGCGCCTGATCCCATCCGGTGGATCGTCATAAGCATTCATGGAATTCCGGATTGGGCCAGCGAGGGGGAGGTTCGTACCACCGGGGTTCCATTCAGGACCACGGACGCCGAGGCGCAGATCGTTGCTGTACGGCAAGGGCTCGGTATCACGACGCTGCCGTGCTTCGTCGGAGATGCCGACCCCCTGCTGGTAAGGGCGCCGGGCACCGACCTGCACATGTACGGAACGCTTTGGCTTCTCACACAGGGGGAGACACGCAAGACGAAGCGCGTGCGGCTCTTCACCGAGTTCGTATCCCGCAGGCTCGCCGCATACGCTCCGCTTCTCGCGGGGCTGTCCATATCGCGCGACTGA
- a CDS encoding Type 1 glutamine amidotransferase-like domain-containing protein, which yields MKLLLTSSGVRNASIHKALLNLLGKPIDECTALCIPTAGYGHPKGSPEGAWRFVSGRPSVCPMVELGWKSVGLLELSALPSIGAARWEPWVRGADALLVNGGDALYLAHWMRESGLAALLPLLEHTVWVGLSAGSMVMTPMVGEAFIAMKPPITGEDRALGIVDFSIFPHLDHPGFDENTMACAEKWATEIGGLAYAIDDQTAIQVVDGEVEVISEGNWRRFVG from the coding sequence ATGAAACTGCTCCTGACCTCTAGTGGCGTCCGTAACGCCAGCATTCACAAAGCACTGCTCAATCTGCTTGGGAAGCCTATCGACGAGTGCACGGCCCTATGCATTCCAACGGCAGGCTACGGGCATCCCAAGGGGAGCCCTGAGGGGGCGTGGCGCTTCGTCTCGGGCCGACCGAGCGTCTGTCCGATGGTCGAACTTGGATGGAAGTCGGTAGGCCTGCTGGAACTCTCTGCGTTGCCAAGCATCGGGGCCGCACGCTGGGAACCTTGGGTTCGTGGCGCCGATGCTCTGTTGGTGAACGGCGGCGATGCTCTCTATCTGGCGCACTGGATGCGGGAGTCGGGGCTGGCGGCGCTACTTCCTTTACTGGAACACACGGTATGGGTGGGATTGAGCGCTGGCAGCATGGTGATGACGCCCATGGTGGGCGAGGCATTCATCGCAATGAAGCCTCCAATCACCGGTGAAGATCGGGCGCTCGGCATCGTCGACTTCTCAATCTTTCCTCACCTGGACCATCCGGGCTTCGACGAAAACACGATGGCCTGCGCCGAGAAATGGGCAACTGAGATTGGCGGCCTAGCCTACGCCATCGATGACCAGACGGCCATCCAGGTGGTCGACGGCGAGGTCGAGGTGATCTCCGAGGGCAACTGGCGCCGTTTTGTCGGCTGA
- a CDS encoding AraC family transcriptional regulator — MKADNAFAGRSIATLDYAVWPGWRLLMQDAGLAAAPVLRRADLPGDLFAREQVRLTSHDFFKLWVAIEEEARSLDAALPAPLRIAKVMTSDWFDPELFAALCSANLGSALERMAKYARLIAPMTIKVARMAPSATVTIDFLDQTKPPPDVFLAFKLVFFVQLARLATRTAITPLKVTWPSAADAAEDDAILYKDFFGVSVEEAPSATMVFRAEDFDRPFLTENHKLWQFFEPSLRQRLSDLDRTASMVERVRSALLEALPAGDVSMQSVGKRLGVGTRTLQRRLQQEGSSFQLTLDAVRSSLAEHYLRKTMMSSAEIALLLGFEDANSFVRAFRGWTGTTPQAVRRGAPQSP; from the coding sequence ATGAAAGCAGATAACGCATTTGCCGGTCGATCGATCGCCACCTTGGATTATGCTGTCTGGCCGGGCTGGCGCTTGCTGATGCAGGATGCGGGATTGGCCGCGGCCCCCGTTCTGCGCCGCGCCGACCTTCCCGGCGATCTGTTTGCTCGAGAACAGGTTCGCCTGACGTCTCACGATTTTTTCAAGCTATGGGTGGCGATCGAGGAAGAGGCCCGATCGCTGGACGCAGCGTTGCCTGCGCCCTTGCGAATTGCAAAGGTCATGACCAGCGACTGGTTCGATCCGGAACTGTTCGCTGCTCTGTGCAGCGCCAATCTCGGCAGCGCACTCGAGCGCATGGCCAAATATGCAAGGCTGATCGCACCGATGACGATCAAGGTCGCGCGAATGGCGCCGAGCGCCACCGTTACGATCGACTTTCTGGACCAGACCAAACCGCCGCCGGACGTATTCCTTGCTTTCAAGCTCGTGTTCTTTGTCCAGCTCGCGCGCCTTGCCACGCGCACTGCCATCACCCCCCTTAAAGTGACCTGGCCGTCAGCTGCCGACGCAGCCGAGGACGATGCCATTTTGTACAAGGACTTCTTTGGCGTCTCCGTTGAAGAGGCGCCGTCAGCGACAATGGTTTTTCGTGCCGAGGATTTCGATCGCCCGTTCCTGACCGAAAACCACAAACTGTGGCAGTTTTTCGAACCGTCCTTGCGCCAAAGGCTGTCGGATCTTGATCGGACCGCCAGCATGGTCGAGCGGGTCCGGAGCGCTTTGCTAGAAGCTTTGCCCGCCGGTGATGTCTCCATGCAATCAGTTGGAAAGCGGCTGGGGGTGGGCACGCGCACACTTCAGCGCAGGCTTCAGCAAGAGGGCAGCTCGTTTCAGCTGACCCTTGACGCCGTACGATCCTCGCTTGCCGAGCACTATTTGCGCAAGACGATGATGTCGAGCGCCGAAATCGCTCTGTTACTTGGTTTCGAGGACGCAAATTCCTTCGTCCGTGCCTTCCGCGGATGGACTGGAACCACGCCTCAAGCTGTTCGACGCGGCGCACCTCAATCCCCTTGA
- a CDS encoding SDR family NAD(P)-dependent oxidoreductase: protein MTKTVLITGASSGFGLMLANKLHKQGFNVIGTSRDPEKYIGKVPFKLLRLDIDDDASIQAFPDELFRHVKQFDVLVNNAGYMVTGLAEETPLDVARQQFETNFWGTVKVTNAVLPHFRRQRSGKIITVSSIVALIGPPNLSFYTASKHAVEGYFKSLRFELNPFNIKVSMVEPVWFKTNLGANAVKATSGTISDYDAYRRKADAATKKGIDDAESPDAVVEKIAELIAAKEPKFSNPVGKMTGMFLFLQNYAPRMFEGSILKSVAQAGGE, encoded by the coding sequence ATGACAAAGACTGTTCTCATCACCGGTGCGTCGTCAGGTTTCGGCTTGATGCTCGCAAACAAGCTTCACAAGCAGGGCTTCAACGTCATCGGCACCAGCCGGGATCCGGAAAAATATATCGGGAAAGTCCCTTTCAAGCTCCTTCGTCTCGACATCGATGACGATGCTTCCATCCAGGCCTTCCCGGACGAATTGTTTCGACACGTCAAGCAGTTTGATGTCCTGGTCAACAATGCGGGTTACATGGTGACCGGTCTGGCCGAGGAGACCCCGCTTGATGTGGCCCGGCAACAGTTTGAGACCAATTTCTGGGGAACCGTGAAGGTCACCAATGCCGTCCTGCCGCATTTCCGGCGGCAGAGGTCCGGCAAGATCATCACGGTGAGCTCGATCGTTGCCCTTATCGGCCCGCCCAATCTGTCATTCTACACGGCGTCGAAGCATGCCGTTGAGGGTTATTTCAAGTCGCTGCGCTTCGAGCTGAACCCGTTCAACATCAAGGTCAGCATGGTCGAGCCGGTGTGGTTCAAGACAAACCTTGGCGCCAATGCCGTAAAGGCGACGTCTGGGACGATCAGCGACTACGACGCCTATCGCCGCAAGGCCGATGCCGCGACGAAAAAGGGTATCGACGATGCGGAAAGCCCGGATGCCGTCGTCGAGAAGATTGCCGAGCTGATCGCTGCCAAGGAGCCGAAATTCAGCAATCCGGTAGGCAAGATGACCGGCATGTTCCTGTTTCTGCAAAACTATGCGCCCAGGATGTTCGAGGGGTCGATCCTCAAGAGCGTGGCGCAGGCGGGAGGCGAATGA
- a CDS encoding putative quinol monooxygenase codes for MSKLAIIGTMKLVPGKREEFVRHLAQHRLRCLAEEPDTHVFEILLPHDEPDTVMLYEVYTDQAGFDAHLSGPSIKIMRRDTPGMLLSLTGVSCDLDPVAMSGDASA; via the coding sequence ATGAGCAAGCTGGCCATCATCGGCACGATGAAGCTTGTCCCCGGCAAGAGGGAGGAATTTGTGCGTCATCTCGCCCAGCATCGCCTTCGTTGCCTTGCCGAGGAGCCGGACACCCACGTGTTTGAGATTTTGCTGCCGCACGACGAGCCGGACACCGTCATGCTCTATGAGGTCTATACCGATCAGGCCGGATTCGACGCCCACTTGTCGGGACCGTCGATCAAGATCATGCGGCGCGACACGCCCGGCATGTTGCTTTCTCTGACCGGGGTTTCATGCGACCTTGATCCAGTGGCGATGTCCGGCGATGCGAGTGCTTGA
- a CDS encoding SRPBCC family protein: MAANGKSDPGTNRTTVERKSDRELVVTRTFNAPARIVFDAWTKPELFRRWWVPKSFGLTLVSCELDVRVGGTYRLVFGQGAAFFGRYIDVTPPSRLVWTNDEGGDDGAVTTVTFEERDGKTLVVVHDLYPSKEALDDAIASGSTGAFSEQFEELDALLVS, encoded by the coding sequence ATGGCCGCAAACGGAAAAAGTGATCCCGGGACGAACCGCACGACGGTGGAACGAAAGTCGGACCGCGAGCTCGTCGTCACGCGGACCTTCAACGCACCGGCGCGCATCGTCTTCGACGCGTGGACCAAACCCGAACTGTTCAGACGGTGGTGGGTTCCGAAATCGTTTGGCCTGACCCTCGTGTCCTGCGAACTGGATGTCCGTGTCGGGGGCACATATCGTTTGGTGTTCGGCCAAGGCGCCGCGTTCTTCGGCAGGTACATCGACGTGACACCGCCCTCCCGCCTGGTCTGGACGAATGACGAAGGCGGCGACGACGGAGCCGTGACCACGGTGACTTTTGAGGAGAGAGACGGCAAGACACTGGTCGTCGTGCACGACCTCTATCCCTCGAAGGAAGCGCTCGACGATGCGATCGCGTCCGGCAGCACGGGTGCGTTCAGCGAGCAGTTCGAGGAGCTGGACGCGCTTCTCGTCAGCTGA
- a CDS encoding metalloregulator ArsR/SmtB family transcription factor, whose amino-acid sequence MVQYITARLDASFAALSDATRRGILEQLGRADTSITELANKFHMTLTGMKKHVGVLEQAGLVATEKIGRVRTCKLGPRRLAEETAWIAAYRLLWASRFDELDQIVEELKQKEKSDGRKRKK is encoded by the coding sequence ATGGTTCAGTATATAACAGCCCGCCTCGATGCCTCGTTCGCCGCGCTCTCGGATGCAACCCGACGCGGCATTCTGGAGCAGTTGGGGCGTGCCGATACATCGATCACGGAACTCGCCAACAAGTTCCACATGACCCTCACGGGCATGAAGAAGCACGTCGGCGTCCTGGAGCAGGCCGGGCTCGTTGCCACGGAAAAGATCGGGCGCGTGCGGACCTGCAAGCTCGGCCCCCGCCGGCTGGCGGAAGAGACGGCCTGGATCGCGGCGTATCGCCTGCTCTGGGCCTCGCGCTTCGACGAGCTGGACCAGATTGTCGAAGAACTGAAACAGAAGGAAAAAAGCGATGGCCGCAAACGGAAAAAGTGA
- a CDS encoding TetR/AcrR family transcriptional regulator: MSNLSTTADVILACARTLIIAGGYNGFSYADIADAVGIRKPSIHHHFPTKADLVRTLVSRYREEAVAGLAYLERQASDPLEQLRSYTGYWVACISDASAPFCVCALLASELPVLPADVAREVRAHFRALSAWLTSVLERGGREGRLALTDTPRMEAEAFMATVHGAMLSARAYDDPQIFGAVTTRLIDRLCHPQ, from the coding sequence ATGAGCAACCTGTCAACCACCGCAGACGTCATCCTTGCCTGCGCGCGCACCCTGATCATCGCCGGTGGCTACAACGGCTTCAGCTACGCCGACATTGCGGACGCGGTCGGGATCCGCAAGCCGAGCATCCATCATCATTTCCCGACCAAGGCGGATCTGGTGCGCACGCTGGTCTCCCGATATCGGGAGGAAGCGGTCGCCGGCCTCGCTTACCTGGAGCGACAGGCGTCCGATCCGCTCGAGCAGCTTCGGAGCTACACGGGGTATTGGGTCGCCTGCATCAGCGACGCCAGCGCGCCGTTCTGTGTGTGCGCGCTGTTGGCGAGCGAACTGCCTGTTCTCCCGGCGGATGTCGCCCGCGAGGTGAGAGCTCATTTCCGCGCGCTCTCGGCCTGGCTGACCTCTGTTCTGGAGCGTGGCGGGCGCGAAGGAAGACTTGCGCTGACGGATACGCCCCGCATGGAAGCGGAAGCTTTCATGGCGACCGTTCACGGGGCGATGCTGTCGGCACGCGCCTATGACGATCCCCAGATATTCGGCGCCGTCACCACGCGACTGATCGACCGGCTCTGTCACCCACAGTGA
- a CDS encoding DUF308 domain-containing protein, giving the protein MTDNDMDFARTDQEQWLKLYYFIRAGFSVVWVAAAFTVGQQSPILAAILLVVYPTWDAAANYVDAARSGGLGRNRTQAINIVVSVATTLAVIAALQAGMNWVLAVFGAWAILSGLLQLGTAIRRWTSFGAQWAMVLSGAQSALAGVFFIFQARMPAPPSITNVAGYAAVGAVYFLVSAVWLTVIDLRRRDARAS; this is encoded by the coding sequence ATGACTGATAACGATATGGATTTCGCCCGCACCGATCAGGAGCAATGGCTCAAGCTTTACTACTTCATCCGGGCGGGATTTTCGGTGGTTTGGGTGGCCGCGGCCTTCACTGTGGGTCAGCAGTCGCCAATCCTCGCGGCCATCCTGCTGGTCGTTTATCCCACCTGGGATGCTGCGGCGAACTATGTCGACGCGGCGCGCAGCGGCGGATTGGGCAGGAATCGGACGCAGGCCATCAACATCGTCGTGAGCGTTGCAACGACACTCGCCGTCATCGCGGCGCTGCAGGCGGGCATGAATTGGGTGCTGGCGGTGTTCGGCGCCTGGGCCATTCTCTCAGGCCTGCTGCAACTCGGCACCGCCATTCGGCGCTGGACAAGTTTCGGCGCGCAGTGGGCGATGGTCCTGAGTGGTGCCCAGTCGGCGCTGGCGGGTGTCTTCTTCATTTTCCAGGCCCGGATGCCGGCGCCTCCGTCGATCACCAATGTGGCCGGTTATGCCGCGGTGGGTGCGGTTTATTTCCTGGTCTCGGCGGTATGGCTAACCGTGATCGATCTGCGCCGCAGAGACGCGCGGGCGTCCTGA